Proteins encoded in a region of the Wenzhouxiangella sp. XN201 genome:
- the gspJ gene encoding type II secretion system minor pseudopilin GspJ: MRGAGGYTLVEVLVAVVVFGILAASAYVALDALARAAETHRDRSDEFAAVQVAVARLDNDLRQLAARPALAPGGRLEPALVGDERVLAGTRAGWANPAGLDRSTLQRFGWRLSGSDLQRIHWPVTDRAPGSRSVTETVLADVTALRFRFRDGTGSWHSGWPLEEAASARLPTAIETVLESRRFGRIRRVVVLQ; encoded by the coding sequence ATGCGAGGGGCCGGTGGCTATACCCTGGTCGAGGTGCTGGTCGCCGTGGTCGTCTTCGGCATCCTGGCGGCCAGCGCCTATGTCGCCCTCGATGCCCTGGCCCGGGCGGCCGAAACGCATCGCGATCGCAGCGATGAATTTGCCGCGGTGCAGGTCGCCGTGGCCCGGCTCGACAACGATCTGCGTCAGCTGGCTGCCCGCCCGGCCCTGGCCCCGGGTGGCCGTCTGGAGCCCGCACTGGTCGGTGACGAGCGCGTACTCGCCGGCACACGCGCAGGCTGGGCCAATCCGGCCGGGCTGGACCGATCGACGCTGCAGCGCTTCGGCTGGCGACTGTCCGGCAGCGACCTGCAGCGCATCCACTGGCCGGTGACCGACCGCGCGCCCGGCAGCCGGTCGGTGACCGAGACCGTGCTGGCCGATGTCACCGCCCTTCGATTCCGCTTTCGCGACGGCACGGGCAGTTGGCATTCCGGCTGGCCGCTGGAAGAGGCGGCCAGTGCCCGCTTGCCGACGGCCATCGAGACGGTCCTGGAAAGCCGGCGGTTCGGACGCATCCGGCGCGTGGTGGTGTTGCAATGA
- the gspK gene encoding type II secretion system minor pseudopilin GspK, whose product MRGGRRQPGRQRGSALLIALVTAALAAVIATAMLERGQRSLARGEALLASERAWQYARGMELLAGNKLRQAVAEGADPGVLDNSWTVPFEVPGGMVQGRVVDQGGRFNLNALGHPDRAVATEARAAFARLLELLGLRPVIADELADWLDGAVMPRPGSAASDYYGRLDPPYRTAGVPLANTSELRWLRSVDEAAWRQLEPLVAALPESELRVNVNTARPEVLAAVIEELGVEEAGRVIADGPFSDPVRFREHPLVAGVIRPDEQIRIVIRSRWYMAQARVVLDGVERDYFRLINAAGAGYDGRRYLSQGVP is encoded by the coding sequence ATGAGGGGGGGGCGTCGACAGCCAGGCCGACAGCGCGGCAGTGCGCTTTTGATCGCACTGGTAACGGCTGCGCTGGCGGCGGTAATCGCCACGGCCATGCTCGAACGCGGCCAGCGCTCGCTGGCCCGCGGTGAGGCCCTGCTGGCCTCGGAACGCGCCTGGCAGTACGCCCGCGGCATGGAACTTCTGGCCGGGAACAAGTTGCGTCAGGCCGTCGCCGAGGGGGCTGATCCCGGCGTTCTCGACAACAGTTGGACGGTGCCTTTCGAGGTGCCCGGCGGCATGGTCCAGGGTCGCGTGGTCGACCAGGGCGGGCGCTTCAACCTCAATGCCCTGGGCCATCCCGACCGGGCCGTGGCGACCGAGGCACGGGCCGCATTCGCCCGCCTGCTCGAGCTGCTCGGTCTGCGGCCGGTGATCGCCGACGAACTCGCCGACTGGCTCGACGGCGCGGTCATGCCGCGGCCGGGCAGCGCCGCCAGCGATTACTACGGCCGCCTTGATCCGCCCTATCGCACGGCCGGCGTGCCCCTGGCCAATACCAGTGAGCTGCGCTGGCTCCGAAGCGTGGACGAGGCGGCCTGGCGACAGCTCGAGCCGCTGGTAGCGGCCTTGCCCGAATCCGAGCTGCGCGTCAACGTCAACACGGCGCGGCCCGAAGTGCTGGCGGCGGTGATCGAGGAGCTGGGCGTGGAAGAGGCCGGCCGGGTGATCGCCGACGGCCCGTTCTCCGACCCGGTGCGGTTTCGCGAACACCCGCTCGTGGCGGGCGTGATCCGGCCCGACGAACAGATCCGGATCGTGATTCGCAGTCGCTGGTACATGGCCCAGGCGCGGGTGGTGCTCGACGGCGTTGAACGCGACTACTTCCGCCTGATCAACGCCGCGGGGGCGGGTTATGATGGCCGGCGTTATCTCAGCCAGGGAGTGCCCTGA
- the gspI gene encoding type II secretion system minor pseudopilin GspI, whose product MKSRRGFTLLEVLVALVVVAVAVAALGRAGSQVLDGQAEMEERSLALWVADNALAELRLESGVATGRRQGTSEMGGRTWYWDMLIQPAPGEELLRVDVAVHSDQARSEPVTLHTGFIAP is encoded by the coding sequence GTGAAGTCGCGCCGCGGTTTCACGCTGCTGGAAGTGCTGGTCGCCCTGGTGGTGGTGGCCGTGGCGGTGGCCGCGCTGGGGCGTGCCGGCAGCCAGGTGCTCGACGGCCAGGCCGAAATGGAAGAGCGCAGCCTGGCGCTGTGGGTTGCCGACAATGCGCTGGCCGAACTGCGGCTGGAAAGCGGGGTGGCGACCGGGCGCCGCCAGGGCACAAGCGAAATGGGCGGCCGGACCTGGTACTGGGACATGCTGATCCAGCCGGCACCGGGTGAGGAACTGTTGCGTGTCGATGTGGCCGTGCATTCAGACCAAGCGCGTTCAGAGCCGGTGACGCTACATACCGGTTTCATCGCGCCATGA
- the prmA gene encoding 50S ribosomal protein L11 methyltransferase, whose translation MNVTGDNGDWLQVRVSVDEARVDEAETALLEAGAHAVTLLDAADVPVHEPLPGSTPIWPQTIVEGLFEADADRSTVAGVLADAGLDQTAASLQFVELAGRDWERAWMDQFKPMRFGRNLWICPSHLEPDPDWPLVIRLDPGLAFGSGTHPTTALCLEWIDSLELDGRDALDFGCGSGVLAIACALKGATRLVAVDHDAQALLATEDNAVRNRLDGRIETLLPEAFQQQDANQRRFDLVLANILAAPLVELAPQLIQCLRPGAELVLSGILPEQAEGVIAAYQRLGQPLDMSEQDGWVRLVFRCEASAT comes from the coding sequence ATGAATGTGACCGGCGACAACGGCGACTGGCTGCAGGTGCGCGTGAGCGTGGACGAAGCCCGGGTCGACGAGGCCGAAACCGCGCTGCTGGAAGCAGGCGCCCACGCCGTGACCCTGCTCGATGCCGCCGATGTGCCGGTGCACGAACCCCTGCCCGGCAGCACACCGATCTGGCCGCAGACCATCGTCGAAGGGCTGTTCGAGGCCGATGCCGATCGATCGACTGTTGCCGGCGTACTGGCCGACGCCGGCCTGGACCAAACGGCGGCCAGCCTGCAATTCGTCGAACTGGCCGGGCGCGACTGGGAGCGCGCCTGGATGGATCAATTCAAGCCGATGCGTTTCGGCCGCAACCTCTGGATCTGCCCCTCGCATCTCGAGCCCGACCCGGACTGGCCGCTGGTGATCCGGCTCGATCCCGGACTGGCCTTCGGCTCGGGCACCCATCCGACCACCGCGCTGTGCCTGGAATGGATCGACTCGCTCGAACTGGATGGCCGCGACGCGCTCGATTTCGGCTGCGGCTCCGGCGTGCTGGCGATTGCCTGTGCGCTCAAGGGCGCCACTCGCCTGGTCGCCGTCGATCACGATGCCCAGGCCCTGCTCGCCACCGAGGACAACGCCGTGCGTAACCGGCTCGACGGCCGAATCGAGACCCTGCTGCCCGAGGCCTTCCAGCAGCAGGATGCGAATCAGCGCCGTTTCGACCTGGTGCTGGCCAATATCCTGGCCGCGCCCCTGGTCGAACTGGCGCCGCAGCTGATCCAATGCCTGCGTCCGGGCGCCGAACTGGTGCTCTCCGGCATCCTGCCCGAACAGGCCGAGGGCGTCATCGCCGCCTACCAGCGCCTCGGCCAACCGCTGGACATGAGCGAACAAGACGGCTGGGTGCGGCTGGTTTTCCGATGCGAAGCCTCGGCAACATGA
- the gspL gene encoding type II secretion system protein GspL — protein sequence MARARSDSLVIHACGRDWPWLALDRSGAVVDRGQASKDAPGWPADRPALVLVDASRCLGLTLDLPPLRGQRLRQALRWAAEEHLAGSAEDEHVVPGPRDAEGRLYCVSVGNATMDEIMARLGDLAPERLVPDALCLPWQPGQIGLAEHEGRILVRWGEWSFAGFDRELAADMIASVAQPEAEWIWYGGDMPDWVADSDPADGAAGRPLLQVLAERARSVPVNLLSGPWAPRSAAAAHTRWRWVAVLAAVLVVGSIMTAGVERWQLAARADSLETAIEAQFREAFPDVGRIVRPQAQAERELARLRFGQAAGLLDLMHRVAPVIDGQPDLLVDRIDYRNGVLELGLRAPDVAALDELEQRLRALQLSAEVQSASLDDEGATGRIRVAERGGA from the coding sequence ATGGCGCGAGCGCGCTCCGACAGCCTGGTGATTCACGCCTGCGGCCGTGACTGGCCGTGGCTGGCGCTGGATCGTTCCGGAGCCGTTGTCGACCGCGGCCAGGCCTCGAAGGATGCTCCGGGCTGGCCTGCCGACCGGCCGGCGCTGGTCCTCGTCGACGCGTCCCGGTGCCTCGGGCTGACGCTCGACCTGCCGCCGCTGCGTGGTCAGCGCCTGCGCCAGGCCCTGCGCTGGGCGGCCGAGGAACACCTCGCCGGCAGCGCCGAGGACGAACATGTCGTGCCCGGTCCACGTGACGCCGAAGGCCGGCTTTACTGCGTGAGCGTGGGCAACGCGACCATGGATGAAATCATGGCGCGCCTGGGCGATCTCGCGCCCGAGCGCCTGGTGCCGGATGCGCTGTGCCTGCCCTGGCAGCCCGGGCAGATCGGCCTGGCCGAGCATGAAGGCAGGATCCTGGTGCGCTGGGGCGAGTGGTCCTTCGCCGGCTTCGATCGCGAGTTGGCCGCCGACATGATCGCGTCGGTGGCGCAGCCTGAAGCCGAATGGATCTGGTACGGCGGTGACATGCCCGACTGGGTTGCCGATTCCGATCCGGCCGACGGCGCCGCCGGACGGCCCCTGCTGCAAGTCTTGGCCGAGCGCGCACGCAGCGTTCCGGTCAACCTGTTATCCGGTCCCTGGGCGCCGCGTTCGGCCGCCGCGGCGCATACCCGCTGGCGCTGGGTGGCGGTGCTGGCCGCTGTCCTGGTCGTCGGCAGCATCATGACCGCGGGCGTGGAGCGCTGGCAGCTGGCGGCCCGCGCCGATTCCCTCGAGACCGCCATCGAAGCGCAGTTCCGTGAGGCCTTTCCCGATGTTGGCCGCATCGTGCGACCGCAAGCCCAGGCCGAACGCGAGCTGGCACGCTTGCGCTTCGGTCAGGCCGCCGGCCTGCTCGACCTGATGCATCGCGTCGCACCGGTGATCGATGGGCAGCCGGATCTGCTGGTTGATCGCATCGACTATCGCAATGGCGTGCTCGAACTCGGATTGCGCGCTCCGGACGTCGCGGCGCTCGATGAGCTCGAACAACGACTCCGGGCTCTGCAACTTTCGGCCGAGGTGCAGTCGGCCAGTCTCGATGACGAAGGCGCCACCGGTCGCATCCGGGTGGCCGAGCGGGGTGGCGCATGA
- a CDS encoding prepilin-type N-terminal cleavage/methylation domain-containing protein translates to MLRSATGKTEVSTGFTLIEVLVVVAIAAIVAALVVLRLGNWRAPSDPDTQVQRLAALIEHQCEQSMFQSRPRGIRLDEAGYDFWQSSGEGWVPLPDEGLDRPRSWIGEPQLELVLDGHRVPLGDSPQAPQIVCHPLGELSPFSLDFRLQGQSLALIGEASGRLALERGR, encoded by the coding sequence ATGCTGAGATCGGCAACTGGCAAGACTGAGGTATCCACCGGCTTCACGTTGATCGAGGTGTTGGTGGTGGTGGCGATTGCCGCCATCGTTGCCGCCCTGGTCGTGCTGCGCCTGGGCAACTGGCGTGCGCCGTCCGATCCCGATACCCAGGTGCAGCGTCTGGCTGCGCTGATCGAGCACCAGTGCGAACAGTCGATGTTCCAGTCGCGCCCGCGCGGCATTCGCCTCGATGAAGCCGGCTACGACTTCTGGCAGTCGTCCGGCGAGGGCTGGGTACCGCTGCCTGACGAGGGCCTGGACCGGCCGCGAAGCTGGATCGGCGAGCCGCAGCTCGAGCTGGTGCTCGATGGCCATCGCGTGCCCCTGGGCGACTCGCCGCAAGCGCCCCAGATCGTCTGCCATCCACTCGGCGAGCTGAGCCCCTTCTCCCTCGATTTTCGCCTGCAGGGGCAGTCACTGGCGCTGATCGGTGAAGCGAGCGGACGCCTGGCGCTGGAGCGTGGGCGGTGA
- the gspG gene encoding type II secretion system major pseudopilin GspG, translating to MNKRAHGGFSLIEILVVVVIIGILAAVVVPRVMDEPDRARVTKAKQDIQALVTALNMYKLDNYTYPSTEQGLEALVREPAGQPEAPNWKQGGYIERLMKDPWGNDYQYLNPGVHGEIDVWSFGANGTSGGEGINAEIGNWQD from the coding sequence ATGAACAAGCGCGCTCACGGTGGTTTTTCACTGATCGAGATTCTGGTTGTGGTCGTCATTATCGGCATTCTGGCCGCGGTCGTGGTGCCGCGCGTCATGGACGAACCCGACCGGGCACGAGTGACCAAGGCCAAGCAGGACATCCAGGCCCTGGTGACGGCACTCAACATGTACAAGCTCGACAACTATACCTACCCGTCCACCGAGCAGGGGCTGGAGGCACTGGTGCGCGAGCCCGCCGGTCAGCCGGAAGCGCCCAACTGGAAGCAGGGCGGCTATATCGAGCGCCTGATGAAAGACCCCTGGGGCAACGACTACCAGTATCTCAACCCCGGCGTGCACGGCGAGATCGACGTGTGGTCGTTCGGGGCCAACGGCACCTCCGGCGGCGAGGGCATAAATGCTGAGATCGGCAACTGGCAAGACTGA
- a CDS encoding type II secretion system protein M, translated as MKAYWQQIEPRQRRLILLALGVALAALVYVWIWEPLAEARAQERERIAEQQALLGWLEAVAPLAEQLRRNSGPDRDLDGRSLLGVTDETARAAGLAGSVARIEPSGDGQVRVWLEGADFVTVMSWLEQFARTRPVQVDQLQVDRAEAEGRVNVRVTLVNDSGAS; from the coding sequence ATGAAGGCCTATTGGCAGCAGATCGAGCCGCGCCAGCGGCGGCTGATTCTCCTGGCGCTCGGCGTGGCCCTGGCAGCGCTGGTCTACGTCTGGATCTGGGAGCCGCTGGCCGAGGCGCGCGCACAGGAACGCGAGCGCATTGCCGAACAGCAGGCCCTGCTTGGCTGGCTCGAGGCCGTGGCACCGCTGGCCGAGCAGCTTCGACGCAACAGCGGGCCCGATCGCGATCTGGACGGACGCTCCCTGCTCGGCGTAACCGATGAGACCGCCCGGGCTGCCGGCCTGGCCGGCAGCGTGGCGCGTATCGAGCCATCTGGAGACGGCCAGGTCCGCGTCTGGCTCGAAGGCGCCGATTTCGTCACGGTCATGAGCTGGCTCGAACAGTTCGCCCGCACCCGGCCGGTCCAGGTCGACCAGCTCCAGGTCGATCGCGCCGAGGCCGAAGGCCGCGTCAACGTGCGTGTGACCCTGGTGAATGATTCCGGGGCGAGTTGA
- a CDS encoding 16S rRNA (uracil(1498)-N(3))-methyltransferase: MRTVRAWTQQALAVGRSIELEAGPARHLVRVLRLKAGYGVVLFNGDGKEYPATIEETGPGDRCRLQVEQAREADTESPLSITLVQAIARGDRMDWCIQKACELGVTAIQPVFTERTEVRLDEKRADKRLRHWQQVAVAACEQCGRVRVPEIKTPLSLTDLSVSEGLSLFLDPQAERRLSQLKHPSATPVRIVIGPEGGLSEAETRWLARQGFIALRLGPRILRSETAGPAVIAALQARFGDWQ, encoded by the coding sequence ATGCGCACGGTTCGCGCCTGGACCCAACAAGCGCTGGCGGTCGGCCGGTCGATCGAACTCGAAGCCGGTCCGGCCCGGCACCTGGTGCGCGTGTTACGCCTGAAGGCCGGCTACGGCGTCGTGCTGTTCAACGGCGACGGCAAGGAGTATCCCGCAACGATCGAGGAAACCGGCCCGGGCGATCGCTGCCGACTCCAGGTCGAACAGGCGCGGGAGGCGGACACCGAATCGCCACTGTCGATCACCCTGGTGCAGGCCATCGCCCGGGGCGACCGCATGGACTGGTGCATCCAGAAGGCCTGCGAACTGGGCGTGACCGCGATCCAGCCGGTCTTCACCGAACGCACCGAAGTGCGCCTGGACGAAAAGCGCGCCGACAAGCGGCTGCGCCATTGGCAACAGGTGGCCGTGGCCGCCTGCGAACAGTGCGGCCGGGTGCGCGTGCCGGAGATCAAGACGCCGCTGTCCCTGACCGATCTATCCGTCTCCGAGGGCCTGTCACTGTTTCTGGATCCGCAGGCCGAACGAAGATTGTCACAACTGAAACATCCCTCGGCGACACCCGTGCGGATCGTGATCGGCCCCGAAGGCGGGCTGAGCGAGGCCGAGACACGGTGGCTGGCAAGACAGGGCTTTATCGCCCTGCGCCTGGGCCCGCGGATCCTGCGCAGCGAAACCGCCGGCCCGGCCGTAATCGCCGCGCTCCAGGCCCGCTTCGGAGACTGGCAATGA